In a genomic window of Musa acuminata AAA Group cultivar baxijiao unplaced genomic scaffold, Cavendish_Baxijiao_AAA HiC_scaffold_42, whole genome shotgun sequence:
- the LOC103974586 gene encoding S-linalool synthase-like: MDESISYLVERIKDEMFSPSADMLSFLPPSPYETAWVAMVAGPQSPHRPMFPKCLEWILRHQREEGFWGELGTPMDSLTSTLACVVALNAWDTGHANIEKGLGFLRANMVKLLMEHRGGIPRWFSIVFPGMLELALAKGLPVLPDGGSMPAVNNVFNRRETILAMEKSSSNDRHPPLTSFLEALPISCRPNHEVILRLQMEDGSLFHSPSATACAFMITGDRNCLEYLQTMMKRCSNVVPSVFPVDEDLIKLCLVDHLRRLGCGEHFAEEIRGVLDHTYRNWATQQREDYKNYEISEYIYRDSLAFNLLRAYGYRVTPRKFCWFMNEKDVLTHIMENYTEFLGAMVGVYRAAHFMFPEEVELHNAKVFAMKVLHKCLHLESNNVDLTGFEKEIEHEMELPWLARMDHLEHRMYIERSKGYITWIGKTNTCRLSCSSFVIKLAIKSFLNRQSLYKNELEELKRWSEGSGLSKMGFGREKTTYCYFLAAVPTCLPLHSDLRKIVAKCAIIVIIADDFFDEKGSLNELECLTEAVHRWKGESLWGDAKVIFDALDELVRDIAFKSFSQYDNGVEDVLHDMWRDVFASWLKEFKWSSSQHAPSIDEYIEVATTSVAIQVMTLPACCLASSGAPKDNIKSHYSKITKLAMFCARLLNDSQSYQRELEHGKFNMVPLYMKENADASIEDSIDHIRDILAKKGKEFVELLFGDEYNSVPKLWKELHLTTLKAFWMLYDTTNKFDSPTALLQNINMAFYDALEINV, from the exons ATGGATGAGTCGATCTCTTACCTTGTTGAAAGGATTAAGGATGAGATGTTCTCCCCCTCAGCTGACATGCTCTCCTTCCTGCCACCGTCGCCCTACGAAACTGCATGGGTCGCCATGGTTGCCGGTCCTCAGTCTCCTCATCGTCCCATGTTTCCCAAGTGCCTGGAGTGGATACTCCGCCACCAGAGAGAGGAAGGGTTCTGGGGGGAGCTCGGCACCCCCATGGACTCTCTCACCTCCACCCTCGCTTGTGTTGTTGCACTCAATGCATGGGACACTGGCCATGCTAATATCGAGAAAG GATTAGGATTTCTTCGTGCAAACATGGTGAAACTTCTGATGGAGCATCGCGGTGGCATCCCTCGGTGGTTCTCCATCGTCTTCCCTGGCATGCTTGAGCTGGCACTGGCCAAAGGCCTACCTGTTCTTCCCGACGGCGGCAGCATGCCAGCAGTGAACAACGTCTTCAACAGAAGAGAAACCATATTGGCAAT GGAAAAATCTTCCAGCAACGATCGCCACCCCCCGCTGACGTCGTTCCTTGAGGCCCTCCCAATAAGCTGCAGGCCAAATCATGAAGTGATTCTTAGGCTTCAGATGGAAGACGGCTCGCTCTTCCACTCTCCTTCTGCAACCGCTTGTGCTTTCATGATTACAGGCGATAGGAATTGCTTGGAGTACCTGCAGACCATGATGAAACGATGCAGTAACGTGG TTCCTTCCGTGTTTCCTGTGGACGAAGATCTCATAAAGCTGTGTCTGGTGGATCATTTGAGGAGGTTAGGGTGTGGTGAGCATTTTGCAGAAGAAATACGAGGCGTTTTGGACCATACTTACAG GAATTGGGCTACTCAACAACGAGAAGATTACAAGAATTATGAGATATcggaatatatatatagagaCTCGTTAGCCTTTAATCTTTTAAGGGCATATGGATATCGTGTAACACCAA GGAAGTTTTGTTGGTTTATGAATGAGAAAGATGTGCTCACGCATATCATGGAGAACTACACTGAATTCTTAGGAGCCATGGTTGGTGTCTACAGAGCAGCACACTTTATGTTCCCCGAGGAAGTCGAGCTTCACAATGCCAAAGTTTTTGCTATGAAAGTATTGCATAAGTGTTTGCATTTAGAAAGCAACAATGTCGACTTGACCGGTTTTGAGAAAGAG ATTGAGCATGAAATGGAACTCCCATGGCTCGCTCGAATGGACCATCTTGAGCATCGCATGTATATAGAGAGAAGTAAAGGTTATATAACGTGGATCGGAAAGACCAACACTTGCAG GCTTTCATGTTCCTCGTTCGTCATCAAATTAGCAATTAAAAGCTTCTTAAACCGCCAATCACTTTACAAAAATGAACTTGAGGAACTCAAGAG GTGGTCCGAAGGATCAGGGCTGTCCAAAATGGGATTTGGCCGAGAGAAGACAACCTATTGTTACTTTCTAGCCGCCGTTCCGACATGTCTTCCTCTACATTCGGATCTACGGAAGATAGTTGCAAAGTGTGCAATCATAGTCATCATTGCAGATGATTTCTTTGACGAGAAAGGTTCTCTAAATGAACTAGAATGCCTAACTGAAGCTGTGCATAG GTGGAAAGGAGAAAGCTTGTGGGGCGATGCGAAAGTAATTTTTGATGCGCTCGACGAACTTGTACGTGATATAGCTTTCAAATCATTTAGTCAGTATGATAATGGTGTGGAAGATGTTCTTCATGACATG TGGCGTGATGTGTTCGCCTCATGGCTTAAGGAATTCAAGTGGAGTAGTAGTCAACATGCACCTTCAATTGATGAATACATTGAAGTCGCCACGACATCTGTAGCCATACAAGTAATGACTCTTCCTGCATGTTGCTTGGCTTCTTCAGGAGCTCCAAAGGACAACATAAAATCCCATTACAGCAAAATAACTAAGTTGGCAATGTTCTGTGCTCGTTTATTGAATGACAGCCAGAGTTACCAG CGAGAATTGGAGCATGGGAAGTTTAACATGGTACCACTGTATATGAAGGAGAATGCAGATGCAAGTATCGAAGATTCAATTGACCACATAAGGGACATTCTTGCGAAGAAAGGGAAGGAATTTGTTGAGCTTCTCTTCGGTGATGAATATAATAGTGTTCCAAAATTATGGAAAGAGCTACACTTGACAACTCTGAAAGCATTTTGGATGCTCTATGATACGACTAATAAATTTGACTCGCCTACAGCATTGCTTCAAAACATTAACATGGCATTTTATGATGCTTTGGAGATTAATGTTTAG